The Methanosphaera stadtmanae DSM 3091 genome includes a window with the following:
- a CDS encoding GIY-YIG nuclease family protein: protein MEIPDKGNYCLIIKMKNDCTIKIGAKGNIDFKKGYYVYVGSALGTLSNRIKRHLSNDKKKHWHVDYLLLNKNTEIKEVIYTYCTKKIECNIAYNIQEDATNYIESFGCSDCKCMSHLYYFNNYTDALNSSINSYKKINYKPYTWF from the coding sequence ATGGAAATACCTGATAAAGGAAATTATTGTTTAATTATTAAAATGAAAAATGATTGTACAATTAAAATAGGTGCAAAAGGAAATATTGATTTTAAAAAAGGTTATTATGTTTATGTTGGTTCAGCATTAGGGACATTATCTAATAGAATAAAAAGACATCTATCTAATGATAAGAAAAAACATTGGCATGTGGATTATTTATTACTTAATAAAAATACTGAAATTAAAGAAGTGATATACACATACTGTACTAAAAAAATAGAATGTAATATAGCCTATAATATACAAGAAGATGCAACTAATTATATTGAAAGTTTTGGATGTTCTGATTGTAAATGCATGTCTCATTTATATTATTTTAACAACTATACTGATGCTCTAAATAGTAGTATTAATTCTTATAAAAAAATAAATTATAAACCATATACATGGTTTTAA
- a CDS encoding peptidase U32 family protein: MVELLAPARDKRSVSAAINNNADSVYVGITDYNMRANVANIDIGDIKDIVVQCHDNNKKLYVCTNTIVSDNQLEKYGKQLDKLEQYDVDALIISDMGMINIANKSSIPLHLSVQANITNVEALKLYKELGISRAVLSRELSLKDICTIKRKSPIEIETFVHGAMCVAVSGRCFLSSYFYDRNANCGECLQPCRQEWVLKSTENKELILSNPENNSIENSRILSPRDMCMIEHIPDLIESKIDAFKLEGRARPADYVATVTNCYRQAIDLYESGEWEKKSPDLLLKWKKELSSVFNRGFDTGFYYRTPKLTSFDNKATYKKVDIGQVTNFYKKINVAEIKLWSDLEVNDTIIIQGNKTGSITEKVTSMQVNGVNVDKVSKEDVGIKINGIVRENDHVYKKVQIKDV, from the coding sequence ATGGTTGAATTATTAGCACCAGCAAGAGATAAACGTTCAGTAAGTGCTGCAATAAATAACAATGCTGATTCTGTATATGTGGGAATTACTGACTATAATATGCGTGCAAATGTTGCAAATATTGATATTGGAGATATTAAAGATATAGTAGTTCAGTGTCATGATAACAATAAAAAATTATATGTTTGTACTAATACTATAGTTTCAGATAATCAATTAGAAAAATATGGGAAACAATTAGATAAACTGGAACAATATGATGTTGATGCTTTAATTATCTCAGATATGGGTATGATTAACATAGCAAATAAATCATCAATTCCTCTACATCTAAGTGTTCAAGCAAACATTACAAATGTAGAAGCACTGAAATTATATAAGGAATTAGGAATATCAAGGGCTGTTTTATCAAGAGAATTATCATTAAAGGATATTTGTACTATTAAAAGAAAATCTCCAATAGAAATTGAAACATTTGTTCATGGAGCAATGTGTGTAGCAGTATCTGGCAGGTGCTTTTTAAGTTCATATTTCTATGATAGAAATGCTAATTGTGGAGAATGTCTACAACCATGTAGGCAGGAATGGGTACTTAAATCAACAGAAAATAAGGAATTGATATTATCTAATCCTGAAAACAATTCCATAGAAAATTCACGTATACTAAGTCCAAGAGATATGTGTATGATTGAACATATTCCTGATTTAATAGAATCAAAAATAGATGCATTTAAATTAGAAGGAAGAGCAAGACCTGCAGATTATGTGGCAACAGTTACAAACTGTTATAGACAAGCAATTGATTTATATGAAAGTGGTGAATGGGAGAAAAAATCACCTGATTTATTATTAAAATGGAAAAAAGAGTTAAGTTCAGTATTTAACAGGGGATTCGACACTGGATTTTACTATAGAACTCCTAAATTAACGAGTTTTGATAATAAGGCAACATATAAAAAGGTGGATATTGGTCAGGTAACAAATTTCTATAAGAAAATCAATGTGGCTGAAATTAAGTTATGGTCTGATTTAGAAGTAAATGATACTATAATAATTCAGGGAAATAAAACTGGTAGTATTACAGAGAAGGTAACATCCATGCAAGTTAATGGAGTGAATGTAGATAAAGTTTCAAAAGAAGATGTAGGTATAAAAATAAATGGTATTGTTCGTGAAAATGATCATGTGTATAAAAAAGTACAAATAAAGGATGTGTAA
- the purF gene encoding amidophosphoribosyltransferase — protein sequence MGRQNVQNDLQDKCGVVGVYSYDESVDVASWIYSGLYTIQHRGQESAGISVLKEGRINTHVGMGLVSDVFDNNLLDILNGNVGIGHVRYSTTGDSSHENCSPFVEHKENIIISIGHNGDIVNSTSLRKELLESNHEFKSTTDSEVICHLIIDEYNKSGDVVLAIQKTCSKLIGSYSLVILINGVLYAVRDPLGMKPLALGRSDEFLVIASETVAFDSLDIPYIRSIEPGEILEIDNGKETSYFLPKEEHTANCMFEYLYFARPDSIIFDKSVYEVRLNVGKRLAQEYPIDADVVIAVPDSAIPATLAYARESKIPYAEGLIKNRYVGRTFIMPTQKDRDIAVKLKMNTLNSVIKDKRVIVIDDSVVRGTTSKTIIKMLRDAGASEVHLLVGCPEIISPCFYGIAMATKEELLAVDRTTEEICDEIGVDSIGYISIEGLVESIGTPREDLCLGCITGDYPTVIPDDLLDNE from the coding sequence ACTCTGGTTTGTATACTATTCAACATAGAGGACAAGAATCTGCAGGAATAAGTGTTTTAAAAGAAGGAAGAATAAATACTCATGTAGGTATGGGTTTAGTTTCAGATGTTTTTGATAACAATCTACTTGATATATTAAATGGTAATGTTGGAATAGGTCATGTAAGATACTCTACAACAGGAGATTCATCTCATGAAAACTGTTCACCATTTGTAGAACATAAAGAAAATATAATAATATCCATAGGACATAATGGAGATATTGTTAATTCTACTAGTTTAAGAAAGGAATTATTAGAATCAAATCATGAATTTAAATCTACAACAGATTCTGAAGTAATATGTCATCTTATAATAGATGAATATAATAAAAGTGGGGATGTTGTATTAGCAATTCAAAAAACATGTTCTAAATTAATAGGATCATACTCATTAGTTATATTAATTAATGGTGTATTGTATGCTGTAAGAGATCCTCTAGGTATGAAACCATTGGCTTTAGGTAGAAGTGATGAATTTTTAGTAATAGCATCAGAAACAGTTGCTTTTGATTCTTTAGATATTCCATATATTCGTTCAATAGAACCTGGTGAAATATTAGAAATAGACAATGGAAAAGAAACAAGTTATTTCCTACCAAAAGAAGAACATACTGCTAATTGCATGTTTGAATATTTATATTTTGCTAGACCAGATAGTATAATCTTTGATAAAAGTGTTTATGAGGTTAGATTAAATGTGGGTAAAAGATTAGCTCAGGAATATCCAATTGATGCTGATGTAGTAATAGCAGTTCCAGATTCTGCAATTCCAGCTACACTTGCCTATGCTCGTGAATCTAAAATACCTTATGCTGAAGGTTTAATTAAAAATAGGTATGTTGGAAGAACATTTATCATGCCAACACAAAAAGATAGGGATATTGCAGTAAAACTTAAAATGAACACACTTAATTCAGTAATTAAAGATAAACGTGTAATAGTTATTGATGATAGTGTAGTTAGAGGTACAACTTCAAAAACTATTATTAAAATGTTACGTGATGCTGGAGCAAGTGAAGTTCATTTACTAGTAGGATGTCCAGAAATAATATCTCCTTGTTTCTATGGAATTGCAATGGCTACAAAAGAAGAGTTACTTGCAGTGGATAGAACTACTGAAGAAATATGTGATGAAATTGGTGTTGATTCTATTGGATATATTAGTATTGAGGGACTGGTAGAATCAATAGGAACTCCAAGGGAAGACTTATGTTTAGGATGTATAACTGGGGATTATCCAACAGTTATACCAGATGATTTATTAGATAATGAATAA
- a CDS encoding DUF371 domain-containing protein codes for MEYSFLARGHENITSHHKSTFEITTDKTLTLKGDCIIGVCSNTILNDLPSTLKEKIKTDNTKIELILETDNAHDSIIGFGCSKLTLNHPTDMVCRKSDFTCNRTLMINSNKAARDLDKDLINDLKKGCNLKVTIKI; via the coding sequence ATGGAGTATAGTTTTTTAGCAAGGGGACATGAAAATATAACGTCCCATCATAAATCTACTTTTGAAATAACAACTGATAAAACATTAACACTAAAGGGTGATTGTATAATTGGTGTTTGTAGTAATACAATATTAAATGATTTACCAAGTACTTTAAAAGAAAAAATAAAAACTGATAATACAAAAATAGAATTGATATTAGAAACAGATAATGCACATGACTCTATAATAGGTTTTGGATGTTCAAAATTAACACTTAATCATCCAACTGACATGGTTTGTCGAAAAAGTGATTTTACATGTAATCGTACATTGATGATTAATTCTAATAAGGCTGCAAGAGACTTGGATAAAGATTTAATTAATGATTTAAAAAAGGGTTGTAATTTAAAAGTTACAATTAAAATATAA
- the cfbC gene encoding Ni-sirohydrochlorin a,c-diamide reductive cyclase ATP-dependent reductase subunit encodes MVLKKIAIYGKGGIGKSTTVSNMAAAYDNSTFVIGCDPKADTTRTLVGKRIPTILDTMRDNTQPELEDIVYEGYNNTLCVESGGPEPGVGCAGRGVIVAMNLLDKIGAFDNDPDLVIYDVLGDVVCGGFSVPLREDYADEVYIVTSGEYMSLYAANNIAKGIKKLNGKLGGIICNCRNVKNEVEVVTEFASLISSKIMGIIPRCELVQTSEYKASTVVETFPDSSQSKIYSELINNIMNNQEFSTPTPMGIEEFEEFFYSYV; translated from the coding sequence ATGGTTTTAAAAAAAATAGCAATATATGGTAAGGGTGGAATAGGAAAATCAACAACAGTATCAAATATGGCTGCAGCATATGATAATTCAACATTTGTTATTGGCTGTGATCCTAAGGCTGATACTACAAGAACATTGGTAGGTAAACGTATACCAACAATACTTGATACAATGAGAGATAATACTCAACCTGAACTTGAAGATATTGTATATGAAGGATATAATAATACTTTATGTGTAGAATCTGGTGGACCTGAACCAGGAGTAGGTTGTGCTGGTAGGGGTGTAATTGTTGCAATGAACCTACTTGATAAAATTGGTGCATTTGATAATGATCCTGATTTAGTAATATATGATGTTTTAGGTGATGTTGTATGTGGTGGTTTTAGTGTACCATTACGTGAGGATTATGCTGATGAAGTATATATTGTAACTAGTGGAGAATACATGTCATTATATGCTGCAAATAATATTGCTAAGGGAATTAAGAAATTAAATGGTAAACTTGGTGGTATTATTTGTAACTGTAGGAATGTGAAAAATGAGGTGGAAGTGGTTACAGAGTTTGCATCACTTATTTCAAGTAAGATTATGGGTATAATTCCCAGATGTGAACTTGTTCAGACAAGTGAATATAAGGCAAGTACAGTTGTTGAAACTTTCCCTGATTCTAGTCAGTCAAAAATCTATTCTGAACTTATAAACAATATTATGAATAATCAGGAATTTTCTACACCAACACCTATGGGTATTGAGGAATTTGAAGAGTTCTTCTATTCATATGTTTAA
- the rfbD gene encoding dTDP-4-dehydrorhamnose reductase — MKFFITGGSGLLGERLATIASNDDEIVLSHNSNPTKNTIKCDITDKNEVEKVINKNKPDTIVHCAAMTDVDLCEDEIDIAYRINSDGTRNMAQAAENIGAKIIYVSTDFVFDGDKGYYSEDDEVNPLGIYAKSKYDGEVQLKKYSTNWAIARVSVLYGWHKKANFTTWVINQLRSNNSINIVTDQINSPTYADNAGEAIFEIAKQDKNGIYHTAGNDRINRFDFTQKIAEAFNLNKDLINPTTSDKFIQKAPRPRDSSLNVNKIKKELGFTMETCSESLERMANCK, encoded by the coding sequence ATGAAATTCTTTATAACAGGTGGTAGTGGTTTACTTGGTGAAAGATTAGCCACAATAGCAAGTAATGATGATGAGATTGTATTATCACATAATTCAAATCCAACAAAAAACACTATAAAATGTGATATTACAGATAAAAATGAAGTTGAAAAAGTAATAAATAAAAATAAACCAGACACTATAGTTCATTGTGCTGCTATGACAGATGTAGATTTATGTGAAGATGAAATAGACATAGCTTATAGAATTAATAGTGATGGAACAAGAAATATGGCCCAAGCTGCTGAAAATATTGGTGCTAAAATTATATATGTATCAACAGACTTTGTATTTGATGGAGATAAAGGTTACTATAGTGAAGATGATGAAGTAAATCCCCTTGGAATCTATGCAAAATCTAAATATGATGGAGAAGTTCAATTAAAAAAATACAGTACTAACTGGGCAATTGCACGTGTAAGTGTATTGTATGGATGGCATAAAAAAGCAAACTTCACAACATGGGTTATAAATCAACTACGTAGTAATAATTCAATAAATATTGTAACTGATCAAATTAACTCACCAACCTATGCAGATAATGCTGGTGAAGCTATATTTGAAATAGCAAAACAAGATAAAAATGGTATTTATCATACAGCAGGTAATGATAGAATAAATAGATTTGATTTTACACAGAAAATTGCCGAAGCATTTAATTTAAATAAGGATTTAATTAATCCAACAACAAGTGATAAATTCATTCAAAAAGCACCAAGACCAAGAGATTCTTCCTTGAATGTTAATAAAATTAAAAAAGAATTGGGTTTTACTATGGAAACATGTAGTGAATCATTAGAAAGAATGGCTAATTGTAAATAA